The following are encoded in a window of Vibrio sp. SCSIO 43136 genomic DNA:
- the moeA gene encoding molybdopterin molybdotransferase MoeA, translated as MGCCDAPGLMAIETAMEKMLSSVSPIQDTETLPLPQAEGRVLAKAIESPISVPPFDNSAMDGYAIRIAELKPDIAMPLAGKSFAGQPFDGEWPEGTCVRIMTGAPVPAGCDAVIMQENTQQTEQGIVFTQTDVAPQNNIRPLGDDINVGDLVLSAGHRLTPRDIPMVASLGIAEVEVIRRPKVAFFSTGDELKQIGEPLGEGQIYDSNRYGIKSLIVNFGCEAIDLGIIPDCPVQLKATFEKAQQVADVVVTSGGVSVGEADYTKDILEELGEIGFWKLAIKPGKPFAFGQLDDALFCGLPGNPVSAMLTMYELVQPLIAKLHGHTQWKPQPSIPAITRSRFKKGPGRTDYQRAIYTIEDGKFYVESTGNQSSGAFRSMSLANCFAVLERDRGNVEVGETVQLQLFNHTLY; from the coding sequence ATGGGTTGTTGTGATGCGCCGGGTCTAATGGCAATTGAGACGGCGATGGAGAAAATGTTGTCGAGTGTTTCCCCAATTCAAGACACGGAAACTTTACCCTTACCGCAGGCTGAAGGAAGAGTGCTTGCCAAAGCGATAGAATCCCCTATTTCTGTTCCCCCTTTCGACAACTCTGCAATGGATGGATACGCAATTCGCATTGCGGAGCTTAAACCAGATATAGCGATGCCTTTGGCAGGAAAGTCTTTTGCAGGCCAACCATTTGATGGCGAATGGCCAGAAGGTACCTGCGTTCGCATCATGACAGGTGCGCCAGTCCCTGCAGGTTGCGATGCTGTCATCATGCAGGAAAACACCCAACAAACTGAACAAGGTATTGTCTTTACTCAAACCGACGTCGCACCACAAAACAACATCCGTCCACTGGGTGATGACATCAACGTCGGCGACCTAGTCTTGAGTGCTGGTCATCGCCTAACCCCTCGCGATATTCCTATGGTTGCCTCTTTGGGTATCGCGGAAGTCGAAGTCATTCGCCGCCCTAAAGTCGCATTTTTCTCAACTGGCGATGAACTCAAGCAAATTGGCGAACCGCTAGGCGAGGGACAAATCTACGACAGCAACCGTTATGGCATTAAGTCGCTTATCGTCAACTTTGGCTGTGAAGCCATCGACCTTGGGATTATTCCTGATTGCCCAGTGCAGCTCAAAGCAACCTTTGAAAAAGCTCAGCAAGTGGCTGATGTAGTCGTTACATCTGGCGGTGTAAGTGTTGGCGAAGCAGATTACACCAAAGATATCCTTGAAGAACTCGGTGAAATCGGTTTTTGGAAACTAGCCATCAAACCCGGTAAACCCTTTGCCTTTGGTCAGTTAGATGATGCCCTATTCTGCGGCCTTCCTGGCAATCCAGTGTCTGCGATGTTGACCATGTATGAACTGGTACAGCCATTGATCGCTAAGTTGCACGGTCATACTCAGTGGAAACCACAACCGTCTATTCCTGCCATCACTCGCTCTCGTTTCAAAAAAGGTCCTGGTCGTACAGACTACCAACGTGCGATATACACCATTGAAGACGGTAAATTCTATGTCGAAAGCACTGGCAACCAAAGCTCTGGCGCATTTCGCTCCATGAGTCTTGCCAACTGTTTTGCTGTACTTGAAAGAGATCGTGGTAACGTCGAAGTGGGCGAAACCGTACAACTGCAACTGTTTAATCACACGCTTTACTAA
- the tkt gene encoding transketolase encodes MDRKHLANAIRALSMDGVQQANSGHPGAPMGMADIAEVLWRSHLNHNPSNPEWADRDRFVLSNGHGSMLIYSLLHLSGYELSIDDLKNFRQLHSKTPGHPEYGYAPGVETTTGPLGQGITNAVGMAMAEKALAAQFNKPDHDIVDHFTYAFLGDGCLMEGISHEACSLAGTLGLGKLIAFWDDNGISIDGHVEGWFSDDTPKRFESYGWHVIPAVDGHDPEAINAAIIAAKADPRPTLICTKTVIGFGSPNKSGSHDCHGAPLGHEEIAAAREFLGWEHGPFEIPQDVYAQWSAKEAGAEKEAAWDEKFAAYAAAHPELAAEFKRRVNGDLPAQWEEKASQIIADLQANPANIASRKASQNALEAFGEMLPEFMGGSADLAPSNLTMWSGSKSLEATDFSGNYIHYGVREFGMTAIMNGIALHGGFVPYGATFLMFMEYARNAMRMAALMKVQNIQVYTHDSIGLGEDGPTHQPVEQIASLRVTPNMSTWRPCDQVESAVAWKLAIERKDGPTALIFSRQNLAQQERDAEQLANVAKGAYILKDCEGKPELILIATGSEVELAVNAAAQLTQEGKKVRVVSMPSTDAFDKQDVEYRESVLPSDVTARVAIEAGIADYWYKYVGFDGRIIGMTTFGESAPAGELFKMFGFTVENVVDTAKELLS; translated from the coding sequence ATGGATCGTAAACATTTGGCGAATGCTATTCGTGCTTTGAGCATGGATGGGGTGCAACAAGCAAACTCAGGTCACCCAGGAGCACCTATGGGTATGGCAGATATTGCAGAAGTGCTTTGGCGCTCTCACCTTAACCACAACCCAAGCAACCCAGAGTGGGCTGACCGTGACCGTTTTGTACTGTCTAATGGACACGGCTCTATGCTTATCTACTCTTTGCTGCACCTAAGCGGTTACGAGCTTTCTATTGACGATCTGAAAAACTTCCGTCAATTGCACTCTAAAACGCCAGGCCACCCAGAATATGGTTACGCACCGGGCGTTGAGACCACCACTGGTCCTCTTGGTCAAGGCATCACCAACGCTGTTGGTATGGCGATGGCTGAGAAAGCGCTGGCTGCTCAGTTCAACAAACCAGATCACGACATCGTAGATCACTTCACTTATGCCTTCCTAGGAGATGGCTGTCTGATGGAAGGCATCTCGCACGAAGCCTGTTCTCTTGCAGGTACGCTTGGCCTTGGCAAACTGATCGCATTCTGGGATGACAACGGCATCTCAATTGATGGTCATGTAGAAGGCTGGTTCTCAGACGACACGCCTAAACGCTTTGAGTCATACGGCTGGCACGTTATCCCAGCGGTAGATGGACACGATCCTGAAGCAATCAACGCTGCTATCATTGCTGCGAAAGCAGACCCTCGCCCTACTCTGATTTGTACTAAAACCGTTATCGGTTTCGGTTCTCCAAACAAATCTGGTTCACACGATTGTCACGGTGCACCACTAGGTCACGAAGAAATTGCAGCAGCACGAGAGTTTTTAGGTTGGGAGCACGGTCCGTTTGAAATTCCGCAAGACGTTTATGCGCAGTGGTCAGCGAAAGAAGCTGGCGCAGAGAAGGAAGCAGCGTGGGACGAGAAGTTTGCTGCGTATGCAGCAGCTCACCCAGAACTTGCCGCAGAGTTCAAACGACGCGTAAACGGTGACCTACCAGCGCAATGGGAAGAGAAAGCAAGCCAAATCATTGCAGATCTACAAGCAAACCCAGCAAACATTGCGTCACGTAAAGCTTCTCAAAACGCATTAGAAGCCTTTGGTGAAATGCTGCCTGAGTTCATGGGCGGTTCTGCCGACCTTGCACCATCTAACCTAACGATGTGGTCGGGTTCTAAATCTCTAGAAGCGACTGATTTCTCAGGCAACTACATCCACTATGGTGTTCGTGAATTCGGTATGACAGCGATCATGAACGGTATCGCACTTCATGGTGGTTTTGTCCCTTACGGTGCAACATTCCTAATGTTCATGGAGTACGCTCGTAACGCAATGCGCATGGCTGCTCTGATGAAAGTACAGAACATCCAAGTGTACACCCACGACTCTATCGGTCTAGGTGAAGATGGCCCTACCCACCAGCCTGTTGAGCAAATTGCTTCACTTCGCGTCACACCAAACATGAGCACATGGCGTCCATGTGACCAAGTTGAATCTGCAGTTGCTTGGAAACTGGCGATTGAGCGTAAAGACGGCCCGACGGCACTGATTTTCTCCCGTCAAAACCTTGCGCAGCAAGAGCGTGACGCAGAGCAACTGGCAAATGTTGCTAAAGGTGCATACATCCTGAAAGATTGTGAAGGCAAGCCTGAGCTTATTCTTATTGCGACAGGTTCTGAAGTAGAGCTTGCAGTGAATGCAGCAGCGCAACTGACACAAGAAGGCAAAAAAGTACGTGTTGTTTCAATGCCATCAACCGATGCATTCGATAAGCAAGACGTAGAATACCGTGAGTCAGTTCTACCATCTGATGTCACTGCACGTGTTGCTATTGAAGCGGGTATTGCCGATTACTGGTACAAGTATGTTGGCTTTGATGGCCGTATCATCGGTATGACAACATTTGGCGAGTCTGCACCTGCAGGCGAGTTGTTCAAGATGTTTGGCTTTACCGTTGAGAATGTCGTAGACACTGCGAAAGAACTACTTAGCTAA
- the folE gene encoding GTP cyclohydrolase I FolE, with protein MSGLSASANLVRDALIEKGIETPLVPNNISREEKKERIEHHMREILSLLELDLSDDSLEETPHRIAKMYVDEVFSGLDYANFPKITVIDNKMACSEMVRVKDITVTSTCEHHLVTIDGKAAVAYIPRKKIIGLSKINRIVRFFAQRPQVQERMTQQILVALQTLLETDDVAVTMDAVHYCVKSRGVMDATSETTTTALGGIFKSNPATRHEFLHGLR; from the coding sequence ATGTCAGGTCTGAGTGCATCAGCCAATTTGGTTAGGGACGCATTGATCGAGAAAGGTATTGAAACACCACTCGTACCAAACAACATCAGCCGAGAAGAGAAAAAAGAGCGCATCGAACATCATATGCGTGAAATCTTGTCGCTGCTGGAGCTAGATTTGTCCGATGACAGCCTAGAAGAAACGCCACACCGCATAGCTAAGATGTACGTTGATGAGGTGTTCTCAGGGCTAGATTACGCAAACTTTCCTAAGATCACCGTTATTGATAACAAAATGGCGTGTAGCGAAATGGTTCGCGTAAAAGACATCACCGTGACTAGTACTTGCGAGCACCATTTAGTGACCATCGATGGTAAAGCTGCTGTCGCCTATATCCCGCGTAAGAAGATCATTGGTTTGTCCAAAATCAATCGCATTGTTCGCTTCTTCGCTCAGCGACCTCAAGTACAAGAGCGCATGACACAGCAAATCCTTGTCGCTTTACAAACACTATTAGAAACCGATGACGTTGCGGTCACTATGGATGCGGTACACTACTGTGTGAAATCACGTGGTGTGATGGATGCGACCAGTGAGACCACAACCACAGCTCTAGGTGGGATTTTTAAGTCTAACCCAGCTACTCGCCATGAGTTCCTGCACGGTTTACGCTAG
- a CDS encoding LysR family transcriptional regulator, giving the protein MLNTTWLTTYIKLVELGHFTRTAEALYMTQPGVSQHIKKLEQACGCDLLIRDGKEFDLTEQGQAVYEYAKQQQAFETELLSGLKEDDPNKGTCKIGCSGAMALKLYPRLTQIQGQFPELNFHMEVAPSRKILSDIKAGLLDVGIVAEQVDSQLFDAQVIGEETLCLVLPKAFRNQDLSPETLTQLGVIDHPDCRHYLAKYLAKSVDEPFAALETQQVPIHGYINQLHQILLPVSQGLGFTVLPQTAVEAFDKIDELYIYPAKSQLTETLSLVHKRRRPLAARFNHLLRCFN; this is encoded by the coding sequence ATGCTCAACACTACTTGGCTGACCACCTACATCAAACTAGTTGAACTAGGACACTTCACTCGCACGGCGGAAGCCCTGTACATGACCCAACCAGGGGTTAGCCAGCATATTAAAAAGCTTGAACAAGCCTGTGGCTGTGATCTTTTGATCCGAGATGGCAAAGAGTTCGACCTCACCGAGCAAGGCCAAGCTGTCTATGAGTATGCCAAACAACAACAAGCTTTCGAAACTGAACTACTCTCTGGGCTAAAAGAAGATGACCCTAATAAGGGCACTTGTAAAATCGGCTGCTCGGGGGCTATGGCGCTCAAGCTCTACCCACGACTCACTCAGATCCAAGGTCAGTTTCCCGAACTTAACTTCCATATGGAAGTTGCGCCTAGCCGTAAGATATTGAGTGACATAAAGGCTGGTTTGCTTGATGTCGGTATTGTCGCAGAGCAAGTCGACTCACAACTTTTTGATGCCCAGGTGATCGGTGAGGAGACATTGTGTCTCGTGTTACCGAAAGCGTTCCGCAACCAAGACTTATCGCCAGAGACACTGACTCAACTTGGTGTTATCGATCACCCCGATTGTCGACACTATCTCGCTAAATATCTTGCCAAAAGTGTTGATGAGCCCTTTGCGGCTTTAGAAACGCAACAAGTTCCAATTCACGGCTATATCAACCAATTGCACCAAATCTTACTGCCTGTTTCTCAAGGGTTGGGTTTCACAGTACTACCACAAACCGCCGTGGAGGCATTTGATAAAATAGATGAGCTCTATATCTATCCTGCTAAATCACAACTGACAGAAACGCTGTCACTAGTGCATAAAAGACGCAGGCCACTTGCAGCAAGATTTAACCATCTTCTACGCTGCTTTAACTAA
- a CDS encoding EAL domain-containing protein, which translates to MAHFKKNIWMLYRFLVLFSTGLFLFTIWQQFLNVDKLHKDEQYNAIELFSSGTQSLLDNQEMMLDMIAERLLLETDMATSAKERWLASLLELNSNISAFGLVSPEGDVLLTSSNIDSQSQSNLLKQKHTRDSFLDAVNSYKMVVGRSYYKNDLDQVMMPVRKAIRNDHGETIAVMTAGLKLDQSSLFNIDLHGHNEQLIGLLRSDYYYQYVTGKDAPVTYADLLDSDEVNAVLENIAVTNGLSLKQVKSSSSPVTANMGYRNQFGLEPTTTTVKFLPRYNMWAFAQISRSHIWYEFVVSIIPYIAVFIVLQAVFYLSIRSIHRNETLRVEELLYQAHHDPLTGLPNRHFLRDKQHRWFGDKRAPFTLLYIDMDHYKRVNDSAGHETGDKVLNQIALRIEGEIESDMVLIRESGDEFVVIIPDAYKDRIEDYAKNILSTLAQPYYVDKFSFILGCSIGITQYPKQGKTLDELLRCADIAMYQAKEKRNAHAFFTPTLQQAYLKEIQIEQKLRRAIAKKELYLAYQPQLNRKGELHGVEALVRWEDKELGFVPPDQFIPIAESCGMMPELGDLVLEIALSDMKGLQTELNYRFHTAINISVRQIVQRDFLEKLLKTLKATNYENNYLTLELTENLFIEDLESVKPLFNQLAELGIRISLDDFGTGYSSLSMLGELPFDEIKIDKSFIDEILTDEKALRMVQNIISIAKNFDREVVAEGVECEGHVHQLRMFDCDLYQGYYYAKPMTLPQLRAVLFQHLVRQPNVTDAPPNARPQA; encoded by the coding sequence ATGGCCCATTTCAAGAAAAACATCTGGATGTTATACCGCTTCCTAGTACTGTTTAGTACTGGGCTGTTTTTATTTACGATTTGGCAGCAGTTTTTAAATGTCGATAAGTTACACAAAGACGAGCAGTACAATGCCATTGAACTGTTTTCTAGTGGAACTCAATCATTACTTGATAACCAAGAAATGATGCTCGACATGATAGCAGAGCGCTTGTTGCTTGAAACGGACATGGCAACGTCTGCTAAAGAGCGCTGGCTGGCTAGCTTGCTTGAACTCAACAGTAACATCTCTGCCTTTGGTTTAGTGTCTCCTGAAGGCGATGTGCTTTTAACCAGCTCGAATATTGATAGTCAGTCTCAAAGCAACCTGTTAAAACAAAAACACACTAGAGATTCCTTTCTCGATGCGGTCAACAGCTACAAAATGGTGGTTGGGCGTTCTTACTACAAAAATGACTTAGACCAAGTCATGATGCCTGTTCGTAAAGCGATTCGAAATGACCATGGTGAAACGATCGCCGTGATGACCGCTGGTCTGAAGCTAGACCAATCTAGCCTATTTAATATCGATTTGCATGGCCACAACGAACAGCTTATTGGCCTACTGCGCAGCGACTACTACTACCAATATGTCACAGGAAAGGACGCCCCTGTAACCTATGCAGATCTACTCGATAGTGATGAAGTAAATGCCGTACTTGAGAATATCGCCGTCACCAATGGACTATCTCTAAAACAAGTAAAAAGCAGTAGTTCCCCTGTTACCGCTAACATGGGGTATCGGAACCAGTTCGGGCTAGAACCGACGACAACGACGGTTAAATTCTTACCAAGATATAATATGTGGGCATTTGCTCAAATTTCGCGAAGTCATATTTGGTATGAGTTTGTTGTCTCAATCATTCCTTACATTGCAGTGTTTATCGTTTTACAGGCGGTTTTCTACCTCTCGATTCGCTCGATTCATCGTAACGAGACACTTCGTGTAGAAGAGCTTTTGTATCAAGCGCATCACGACCCACTAACTGGGCTACCTAACCGCCATTTTCTGCGCGACAAACAACACCGTTGGTTTGGTGACAAGCGAGCACCCTTTACCCTGTTATACATCGACATGGACCATTACAAGCGAGTCAATGACAGTGCAGGTCATGAAACAGGTGACAAGGTTCTGAACCAAATCGCTTTGCGCATAGAAGGTGAAATCGAATCAGACATGGTATTGATTCGTGAAAGTGGTGACGAGTTTGTCGTTATTATCCCTGATGCTTATAAAGACCGCATCGAAGACTATGCTAAGAATATCCTTAGCACGTTAGCTCAGCCGTATTACGTTGATAAATTTAGCTTTATTCTCGGATGTAGCATTGGTATCACCCAATATCCAAAGCAAGGTAAAACACTCGACGAGTTATTGCGTTGTGCCGATATCGCCATGTATCAGGCCAAAGAGAAAAGAAATGCTCATGCTTTCTTTACCCCGACATTGCAGCAAGCCTATCTAAAAGAAATTCAGATTGAGCAGAAGCTTCGTCGTGCAATCGCCAAAAAAGAACTCTATTTGGCCTATCAACCACAGCTAAATAGAAAAGGTGAGCTTCACGGCGTAGAAGCCCTAGTTCGCTGGGAAGATAAAGAACTTGGGTTTGTGCCACCTGATCAATTTATTCCTATTGCTGAATCTTGTGGCATGATGCCAGAGCTTGGAGATCTGGTACTAGAGATCGCTCTCAGTGATATGAAAGGCCTACAGACCGAGTTGAATTACCGCTTCCATACCGCCATCAATATCTCGGTCAGACAAATTGTGCAACGCGACTTCCTTGAGAAGCTGCTTAAGACATTGAAAGCCACTAATTACGAGAATAACTATTTGACCTTGGAATTGACCGAGAACTTATTTATTGAGGATCTCGAATCCGTCAAACCCCTTTTCAATCAGCTCGCAGAGCTCGGTATTCGTATTTCCTTAGATGACTTTGGTACCGGGTACTCTTCTCTATCTATGTTAGGTGAACTGCCGTTCGATGAGATCAAAATCGACAAGAGCTTTATCGATGAAATCCTTACCGACGAAAAGGCGCTAAGAATGGTTCAAAACATCATCTCAATTGCCAAAAACTTTGACCGAGAAGTGGTTGCAGAGGGAGTTGAATGTGAAGGCCATGTCCACCAGTTAAGAATGTTCGATTGTGATTTGTACCAAGGTTATTACTACGCAAAACCAATGACACTGCCTCAGCTTCGGGCGGTACTATTCCAACACCTAGTACGCCAACCAAACGTTACCGATGCTCCACCTAACGCAAGACCGCAAGCTTAA
- a CDS encoding sugar-binding transcriptional regulator: MNTQDTNVENSDLLTEIAVAYYQQGATQEEISKKFAISRAKVGRLLKQARDEGIVEITVKYHPVFSAQIEQRLVERFGVKRALVALDQADEEAQRLQVAGLVSNYLSSSLKNGNVVTVGQGRNVSAVAHHVGVITPKEVKFVCGIGGIHPRGGMFNADHICRQLAKKYGGTSETLYAPAYAENKEQKMAFMQNGTVKQTLDLARKADVALVGIGDMSENSYMVDLGWFTPDEVVQSRLHQGVVGDFAGYDFFDISGRAANTVMSDRVIGLGIEEFRPIAEVIAIAAENSKPLALLGALRTGVIDVIATSVSNALTVLNLDEQMNAVEGQ, encoded by the coding sequence ATGAATACTCAAGACACCAATGTCGAAAATAGCGATCTGCTTACCGAGATCGCTGTGGCTTATTACCAACAAGGGGCAACTCAAGAAGAGATCTCAAAGAAGTTTGCTATCTCCCGTGCCAAAGTTGGTAGATTATTGAAGCAAGCCAGAGATGAAGGCATTGTTGAAATTACGGTTAAGTATCACCCTGTATTTAGCGCTCAGATTGAACAGCGATTAGTGGAACGCTTTGGGGTGAAGCGTGCTCTGGTGGCGCTCGACCAAGCGGATGAAGAAGCACAAAGATTGCAAGTGGCGGGATTGGTTTCTAATTACCTCAGTAGCAGCCTTAAAAATGGCAATGTTGTTACCGTTGGACAGGGGAGAAATGTTTCGGCTGTCGCCCACCATGTTGGGGTTATCACGCCAAAAGAAGTGAAGTTTGTCTGTGGTATCGGAGGAATACACCCAAGAGGCGGTATGTTTAACGCAGACCACATTTGCCGCCAATTGGCGAAAAAGTATGGCGGTACATCAGAAACGCTTTATGCGCCAGCTTATGCGGAAAACAAAGAGCAGAAGATGGCCTTTATGCAAAATGGGACAGTCAAACAAACATTGGATCTTGCACGTAAAGCGGATGTCGCTTTGGTTGGCATCGGTGACATGAGTGAAAACAGCTATATGGTTGATCTTGGTTGGTTCACTCCAGATGAGGTGGTGCAATCTCGTTTACATCAAGGAGTCGTTGGAGACTTTGCCGGCTACGACTTTTTTGATATTTCAGGCAGGGCGGCGAATACCGTAATGAGTGACCGAGTGATTGGTTTGGGCATCGAAGAGTTTCGCCCAATTGCTGAAGTCATCGCTATTGCTGCGGAAAATAGCAAGCCACTTGCCTTATTAGGTGCTTTAAGGACAGGCGTCATTGATGTTATCGCAACCTCAGTGAGTAATGCGCTTACCGTGCTAAACCTCGACGAACAAATGAACGCCGTAGAAGGGCAATAA
- the sseA gene encoding 3-mercaptopyruvate sulfurtransferase — MTEIVTADWLAAHINDSNLVVLDASLDILVPGAPEKASVGYIPTAQRFDYDQDISDEDSTLPHMLPSAEKFERRMQQMGINQDSEIIVYDDTGTYASPRAWWMFKCFGHDKVKVLSGGIKAWVNCGYKTTANLSAPNDKNGDFVANFQPPWFADSDKVLFASGQSSWTILDARAKARFYGQVPEPRKGLRSGHIPNSLSLPYATVLNGDHLKTPQELAHLFDQLEITLSQRIIASCGSGVTAAILILAAHQAGYTKLAVYDGSWAEWGQDQALPINK, encoded by the coding sequence ATGACTGAAATCGTTACTGCCGATTGGCTCGCCGCTCATATTAATGACTCTAATCTTGTTGTTTTAGACGCTAGCTTGGACATTCTCGTGCCAGGCGCACCTGAAAAAGCTTCTGTGGGTTATATCCCCACTGCACAACGATTTGACTATGACCAAGATATTAGCGATGAAGACAGCACACTACCTCATATGTTGCCTAGCGCGGAAAAGTTCGAGCGACGAATGCAACAAATGGGCATCAATCAGGACAGTGAAATCATCGTTTACGACGACACGGGAACATACGCCTCACCAAGGGCTTGGTGGATGTTTAAGTGTTTTGGTCACGACAAGGTGAAAGTGCTAAGCGGAGGGATCAAAGCTTGGGTCAATTGTGGCTATAAAACCACTGCCAACTTGTCTGCACCAAACGATAAAAACGGTGACTTTGTTGCTAATTTCCAACCACCATGGTTTGCAGATAGCGACAAAGTTCTATTCGCCTCGGGCCAAAGCTCTTGGACAATTCTCGATGCACGTGCCAAAGCCCGTTTTTATGGACAAGTGCCGGAGCCTCGCAAAGGTCTTCGCAGTGGTCACATCCCTAACTCGCTTTCACTTCCATACGCAACAGTGCTTAATGGTGACCACCTTAAAACGCCACAAGAGTTAGCGCATCTATTTGACCAACTAGAAATTACCTTATCGCAAAGAATCATCGCAAGCTGTGGTTCTGGGGTGACAGCCGCTATTCTTATATTGGCAGCGCACCAGGCAGGATATACCAAGCTGGCTGTCTACGATGGTTCGTGGGCAGAATGGGGACAAGACCAAGCCTTACCGATAAATAAGTAA
- the moeB gene encoding molybdopterin-synthase adenylyltransferase MoeB, producing the protein MEILSDQEMLRYNRQIILKQFDFEGQEALKQAKVLVIGAGGLGCAASQYLAVAGIGHMTLVDFDQVELSNLQRQVLHHDKTVGLPKVESAKLALEQLNPYLNLVAINKKCDQSELAELVAEHDIVLDCTDNVDTRNQLNALCYQHKTPLVSGAAIRMEGQVSVFTYLDDAPCYQCLSALFGAQALTCVEAGVMAPLVGIIGATQALECIKVLANMGTTLEGKLLILDAMSMSWREMKLAKLPNCPTCSQ; encoded by the coding sequence ATGGAAATTTTGTCTGACCAAGAGATGCTTCGCTACAACCGCCAAATCATATTAAAGCAATTTGACTTTGAAGGTCAGGAAGCATTAAAACAGGCCAAAGTATTGGTTATAGGTGCAGGTGGTCTTGGATGTGCGGCGTCGCAATATCTAGCCGTTGCGGGTATAGGGCACATGACACTGGTCGACTTCGACCAGGTGGAACTGTCTAACTTGCAACGCCAAGTCCTCCATCATGATAAAACCGTTGGCTTGCCCAAGGTGGAATCTGCCAAGTTAGCATTGGAGCAGTTAAATCCCTACCTGAACTTAGTGGCTATCAATAAAAAGTGCGACCAATCAGAGTTGGCAGAGCTAGTGGCTGAACACGACATTGTGCTCGATTGCACCGATAATGTAGATACTCGCAACCAACTCAACGCACTTTGTTATCAGCATAAGACTCCGCTTGTCAGTGGCGCTGCTATTCGCATGGAAGGACAAGTAAGTGTCTTCACCTATCTTGATGATGCCCCTTGCTACCAGTGCTTGAGTGCTTTGTTTGGAGCTCAAGCACTGACCTGCGTTGAAGCGGGTGTGATGGCACCTCTGGTCGGCATTATCGGTGCGACACAAGCGCTAGAGTGTATCAAGGTGCTTGCCAACATGGGCACGACTCTAGAAGGTAAACTATTGATCCTTGATGCCATGAGCATGAGTTGGCGAGAAATGAAGCTGGCGAAGCTGCCAAACTGCCCAACTTGCAGCCAGTAG
- the tal gene encoding transaldolase has protein sequence MSNKLEQLRKLTTVVADTGEIDAIKKYQPEDATTNPSLILKAAQIEAYAPLIDQSIAYAKGQSDDKAQQVQDACDMLAVNIGKEILTTIPGRISTEVDARLSYDTEGSVAKARQLIKMYNDAGISNDRILIKLASTWEGIRAAEILEKEGINCNLTLLFSFAQARACAEAGVFLISPFVGRIMDWYKAKEGRDFEAAEDPGVLSVSKIYNYYKQHGYETVVMGASFRNIGEILELAGCDRLTIAPALLSELEEAQGEVEAKLVATADKSERPEPMTHAQFLWDHNQDPMAVEKLAEGIRNFAVDQGKLEAMIEAKL, from the coding sequence ATGAGCAATAAGCTAGAACAACTACGCAAACTAACCACTGTTGTTGCAGACACCGGGGAGATCGATGCGATTAAGAAATATCAGCCAGAAGATGCAACGACCAACCCTTCGCTTATTTTGAAAGCCGCTCAAATTGAAGCTTATGCCCCTCTTATCGATCAGTCGATTGCGTACGCTAAAGGTCAAAGTGACGATAAAGCGCAGCAAGTACAAGATGCTTGTGACATGCTGGCAGTTAACATCGGTAAAGAAATCCTAACCACCATCCCTGGCCGTATTTCGACCGAAGTTGATGCCCGTCTTTCTTACGACACTGAAGGCAGCGTGGCTAAGGCTCGTCAACTGATTAAGATGTATAACGATGCTGGTATTTCTAACGACCGTATCCTTATCAAGCTAGCATCAACTTGGGAAGGTATTCGTGCCGCAGAAATCCTAGAGAAAGAAGGTATTAACTGTAACCTAACGCTTCTATTCTCATTTGCCCAAGCTCGTGCTTGTGCGGAAGCAGGCGTATTCCTAATTTCTCCATTTGTTGGCCGTATTATGGACTGGTACAAAGCGAAAGAAGGTCGTGATTTTGAAGCAGCTGAAGACCCAGGTGTGTTGTCAGTATCTAAAATCTATAACTACTACAAGCAACACGGCTATGAAACTGTCGTTATGGGTGCAAGCTTCCGTAACATCGGAGAAATTCTTGAGCTAGCGGGCTGTGACCGCCTAACTATCGCACCTGCACTACTGTCTGAGCTAGAAGAAGCTCAAGGCGAAGTGGAGGCAAAACTGGTTGCGACGGCAGACAAATCTGAGCGCCCAGAGCCTATGACTCACGCTCAATTCCTATGGGATCACAACCAAGACCCAATGGCTGTTGAAAAGCTAGCAGAAGGCATCCGTAATTTCGCTGTCGACCAAGGCAAGCTAGAAGCGATGATCGAAGCTAAGCTGTAA